In Streptomyces sp. NBC_01408, one DNA window encodes the following:
- a CDS encoding STAS domain-containing protein: MEIERLVLPGPALTARDTAPLCARMARLYEAGATAVVCDAGAVTAPDLAAVEVLARLRLTARGRGGLTVTGASPPLRALLDLVGLVELLGEAEEGEPAVGVQEGIEPDDLAV; the protein is encoded by the coding sequence GTGGAGATCGAACGACTCGTGCTGCCCGGACCCGCCCTGACCGCCCGGGACACCGCCCCGCTGTGCGCGCGGATGGCGCGGCTCTACGAGGCCGGGGCGACGGCGGTGGTGTGCGACGCCGGGGCTGTCACCGCGCCGGACCTCGCCGCCGTGGAGGTCCTCGCGCGGCTGCGGCTGACCGCCCGCGGGCGGGGCGGGCTCACCGTCACCGGGGCGTCCCCGCCCCTACGCGCCCTGCTGGACCTCGTAGGTCTCGTCGAGCTGCTCGGGGAGGCCGAAGAGGGGGAACCAGCGGTCGGTGTCCAGGAAGGCATTGAGCCCGACGATCTTGCCGTCTGA
- a CDS encoding sigma-70 family RNA polymerase sigma factor, with protein MSDLATTPLDLDAAMDRYRVELTGYCYRMLGSSFDAEDAVQDTYIRAWRAHEKFEGRSSLRSWLYRIATNVCLDLLSAGNKRARPMDLTAPQHQASAVLSERPEVTWLEPVPDGRVLPQTADPAEMALAKESVRLAFVAALQHLPAKQRAVLILREVLAWKADEVAQLLETTVASVNSALQRARATLAGSRIRESEAADPLDADQAKLLEQYLSAFEAYDISRLTTLLHEDAVLSMPPFDLWLQGQADIAAWHLNQGIGCKGSRLVPTTANGLPAFGQYRPAQSGKGHTPWALQVLEISDGKIVGLNAFLDTDRWFPLFGLPEQLDETYEVQQGA; from the coding sequence ATGAGTGACCTCGCGACGACACCGCTGGACCTGGACGCGGCGATGGACCGCTACCGCGTCGAGCTCACCGGCTACTGCTACCGGATGCTCGGCTCCTCCTTCGACGCCGAGGACGCGGTGCAGGACACCTACATCCGGGCCTGGCGCGCCCACGAGAAGTTCGAGGGCCGCTCCTCGCTGCGCTCGTGGCTGTACCGGATCGCCACCAACGTCTGCCTGGACCTGCTGAGCGCCGGTAACAAGCGGGCCCGGCCGATGGACCTGACCGCCCCGCAGCACCAGGCCTCCGCGGTACTGAGCGAGCGGCCGGAGGTGACCTGGCTGGAGCCGGTGCCGGACGGCAGGGTGCTCCCGCAGACCGCCGACCCGGCGGAGATGGCCCTCGCGAAGGAATCCGTACGGCTGGCGTTCGTGGCGGCCCTCCAGCACCTGCCGGCGAAGCAGCGGGCCGTGCTCATCCTGCGCGAGGTGCTGGCCTGGAAGGCCGACGAGGTCGCGCAGCTCCTGGAGACCACGGTGGCCTCGGTGAACAGCGCGCTCCAGCGGGCGCGGGCCACCCTGGCCGGCAGCCGGATCCGCGAGAGCGAGGCCGCCGATCCGCTGGACGCGGACCAGGCGAAGCTCCTGGAGCAGTACCTCTCCGCCTTCGAGGCGTACGACATCTCCCGGCTGACCACGCTGCTGCACGAGGACGCGGTGCTGTCGATGCCGCCGTTCGACCTGTGGCTCCAGGGCCAGGCGGACATCGCGGCCTGGCACCTGAACCAGGGCATCGGCTGCAAGGGCTCCCGCCTGGTCCCCACCACGGCGAACGGCCTGCCGGCCTTCGGCCAGTACCGGCCGGCGCAGTCGGGCAAGGGCCACACGCCGTGGGCCCTCCAGGTCCTGGAGATCTCAGACGGCAAGATCGTCGGGCTCAATGCCTTCCTGGACACCGACCGCTGGTTCCCCCTCTTCGGCCTCCCCGAGCAGCTCGACGAGACCTACGAGGTCCAGCAGGGCGCGTAG
- a CDS encoding L,D-transpeptidase family protein, giving the protein MVVAGGGTARAASCNLTTGPYQRQVEQFLGRPADGKQSAADCTAIRSFQASHGITPTLGYAGPLTWQTMSTMLAQRAAGTTPNRDGNCPTNRGRIACVDLTRQLTWIQDGAALKYGPVPVRTGKDGTETRTGLKKIYYRSINHWSTIYDVAMPYSQFFDGGIAFHSTTKSMWNPPGSGGCVNMRPADAKAYWNMLGNGEDVYVYGRKPGT; this is encoded by the coding sequence ATGGTGGTGGCCGGGGGCGGCACGGCCCGGGCCGCCTCCTGCAACCTCACCACCGGCCCGTACCAGCGGCAGGTGGAGCAGTTCCTGGGACGGCCCGCGGACGGGAAGCAGTCGGCGGCCGACTGCACCGCGATCAGGTCCTTCCAGGCGAGCCACGGGATCACCCCGACCCTGGGCTACGCCGGGCCGCTGACCTGGCAGACCATGAGCACGATGCTGGCCCAGCGTGCGGCCGGCACCACCCCCAACCGGGACGGCAACTGCCCCACGAACCGGGGGCGGATCGCCTGCGTCGACCTGACGCGCCAGCTGACCTGGATCCAGGACGGGGCCGCCCTCAAATACGGGCCGGTCCCGGTGCGCACCGGCAAGGACGGCACCGAGACCCGGACCGGCCTGAAGAAGATCTACTACCGCAGCATCAACCACTGGTCGACGATCTACGACGTCGCGATGCCGTACTCCCAGTTCTTCGACGGCGGCATCGCCTTCCACTCCACCACCAAGAGCATGTGGAACCCGCCCGGGTCCGGCGGCTGCGTGAACATGCGCCCGGCCGACGCCAAGGCCTACTGGAACATGCTCGGCAACGGCGAGGACGTCTACGTGTACGGCCGCAAGCCGGGCACGTAG
- a CDS encoding MFS transporter: protein MPPAHTGAPVITGASTSSFPAAPDRGPSPQDPADPAPQGREPGRPGYRRMSLALFAAGLATFALLYSTQALLPAISDGFGVTAGQASWTVSAATGALALFVLPLSALSERFGRTRMMTWSMVVAVGVGLLVPFAPNLEWLVALRAVQGAAIAGIPASAMAYLAEEVKPKALVGAIGLFVAGNSIGGMSGRLVTGWAAQLGGWRMGLLSVGLLALACAAAFLMLLPRARFFRPASLSPRSVGRTVAVHLRDPLLLRLYGIGALFMTVFGAVYTVIGYRLVDEPFSLGQGVIGSIFLIYLVGTVSSAAAGRLVARAGRRGALYLAVTTTALGLLLSLSDSLAAIVLGLVLITAGFFAGHAVASAAVSRTAKTGRAQASALYQSAYYLGSSAGGTLGALAYHSAGWAATVGIALLAVLGVVSITLYGSRVARAQRSPIARTVAAR, encoded by the coding sequence ATGCCTCCCGCTCATACCGGGGCACCCGTCATCACGGGTGCCTCCACCTCGTCGTTTCCGGCCGCGCCCGACCGGGGCCCGTCACCCCAGGACCCCGCCGACCCCGCGCCCCAGGGCCGGGAGCCCGGCCGCCCCGGCTACCGCCGGATGAGCCTCGCGCTCTTCGCCGCCGGACTCGCGACCTTCGCCCTCCTCTACTCCACCCAGGCACTGCTGCCCGCGATCTCCGACGGCTTCGGGGTGACGGCGGGTCAGGCCAGCTGGACGGTGTCCGCGGCCACCGGCGCCCTCGCCCTGTTCGTCCTGCCGCTCAGCGCGCTGTCCGAGCGCTTCGGCCGGACCCGGATGATGACCTGGTCGATGGTGGTGGCCGTCGGCGTCGGTCTGCTGGTGCCGTTCGCGCCGAACCTGGAGTGGCTGGTCGCGCTGCGTGCCGTCCAGGGCGCGGCGATCGCCGGGATCCCGGCCTCCGCGATGGCGTACCTGGCGGAGGAGGTCAAGCCGAAGGCGCTGGTCGGCGCGATCGGCCTGTTCGTCGCGGGCAATTCCATCGGCGGCATGAGCGGCCGCCTCGTCACCGGCTGGGCGGCGCAGCTGGGCGGCTGGCGGATGGGCCTGCTGTCCGTCGGGCTGCTGGCGCTGGCCTGCGCGGCGGCCTTCCTGATGCTGCTGCCCCGGGCGCGGTTCTTCCGCCCCGCCTCGCTGAGCCCGCGCTCGGTGGGCCGTACCGTCGCGGTGCACCTGCGCGATCCGCTGCTGCTGCGCCTGTACGGGATCGGCGCGCTGTTCATGACCGTATTCGGCGCCGTGTACACCGTCATCGGCTACCGGCTGGTGGACGAGCCCTTCTCCCTCGGGCAGGGCGTGATCGGGTCGATCTTCCTGATCTACCTGGTCGGTACGGTCTCCTCGGCCGCCGCCGGCCGCCTGGTGGCCCGCGCGGGGCGGCGCGGGGCGCTCTACCTGGCCGTGACCACCACCGCCCTCGGCCTGCTGCTGTCGCTGTCCGACTCGCTGGCCGCGATCGTCCTCGGCCTGGTCCTGATCACGGCCGGCTTCTTCGCGGGCCACGCGGTGGCCTCCGCCGCGGTGAGCCGCACGGCGAAGACGGGCCGGGCGCAGGCCTCCGCGCTCTACCAGTCGGCGTACTACCTCGGCTCCAGCGCCGGCGGCACCCTGGGCGCGCTCGCGTACCACTCGGCCGGGTGGGCGGCCACGGTCGGCATCGCCCTGCTCGCCGTGCTCGGCGTCGTGTCGATCACGCTGTACGGGTCCCGCGTGGCCCGCGCGCAGCGGAGCCCCATCGCCCGGACCGTCGCCGCGCGCTGA
- a CDS encoding LysR family transcriptional regulator, whose protein sequence is MNRYEEDMAVTSLLAPRLAYFAAVARHEHVTRAAQELGVPQSTLSRAMVRLEHDLGVTLFARKGRTVALTTAGRTFLASAELALDGIARAAESVQQDADPASGKVAFGFLHTLGSETVPGLIRAFRADHPRVRFSLVQNYGEAMLERLRAGELDLCLTSPLPVAPDLVARRLDEQRLRLVVPDDHRLAGRKRIRLAEAAEETFVTLESGYGLRRITDDLCAEAGFTPRVAFEGEEAETLRGLVAAGLGVALLPPPAVARPGVVELTVTAPRAVREIGVAWLDGHPDTPPVAEFKRFLLSRRGRLIDSSLAGV, encoded by the coding sequence ATGAACCGTTACGAAGAAGACATGGCTGTGACATCTCTGCTGGCCCCGCGCCTCGCGTACTTCGCCGCGGTCGCTCGGCACGAGCACGTCACCCGCGCCGCGCAGGAACTGGGCGTTCCGCAGTCCACCCTCTCCCGGGCCATGGTCCGCCTCGAACACGACCTCGGCGTCACGCTGTTCGCCCGCAAGGGCCGCACCGTCGCCCTCACCACCGCGGGCCGTACCTTCCTCGCCTCGGCCGAACTGGCCCTGGACGGGATCGCCCGCGCCGCCGAGTCCGTCCAGCAGGACGCCGACCCCGCCTCCGGCAAGGTGGCCTTCGGCTTCCTCCACACCCTGGGCTCCGAGACCGTACCCGGCCTGATCCGCGCCTTCCGCGCCGACCACCCCCGCGTGCGCTTCTCCCTCGTCCAGAACTACGGCGAAGCCATGCTGGAGCGGCTGCGCGCCGGGGAGCTCGACCTCTGCCTCACCTCGCCGCTCCCGGTCGCCCCCGACCTGGTGGCCCGCCGCCTCGACGAACAGCGGCTGCGCCTGGTCGTCCCCGACGACCACCGCCTCGCCGGCCGCAAGCGCATCCGGCTCGCCGAGGCCGCCGAGGAAACCTTCGTCACCCTGGAGTCGGGCTACGGCCTGCGCCGCATCACCGACGACCTGTGTGCGGAGGCCGGTTTCACGCCCCGCGTCGCCTTCGAGGGCGAGGAGGCCGAAACCCTGCGCGGCCTGGTCGCCGCCGGCCTCGGCGTGGCCCTGCTGCCGCCCCCGGCCGTGGCCCGCCCGGGCGTGGTCGAGCTGACGGTCACCGCCCCGCGCGCGGTCCGCGAGATCGGCGTGGCCTGGCTCGACGGCCACCCCGACACCCCGCCGGTGGCGGAGTTCAAGCGCTTCCTGCTGTCCCGCCGAGGTCGCCTGATCGACTCCAGCCTCGCCGGCGTTTGA
- a CDS encoding Uma2 family endonuclease, translating to MSALAVEHQPPSGDDWDSVVRLWEEMDWPEGCKVEIIEGIVTVAPPPVNNHNLIAESVQRRLYTVVPDDWGIHQTLNVAVPSRSGLYIPDLVVVPSEAIPTGENFAPAAAAELVVEITSRSNAVNDRVSKLKGYAAAGIPLYLLIDPHATGSPTIHLYGEPSDGKYRLLHAGKFGEAVHLPEPFDLTLDTFGYPRP from the coding sequence ATGAGCGCACTCGCAGTCGAGCACCAGCCCCCGAGCGGTGACGACTGGGATTCGGTCGTCCGCCTCTGGGAGGAGATGGACTGGCCGGAGGGCTGCAAGGTGGAGATCATCGAGGGGATCGTCACCGTGGCACCACCGCCCGTCAACAACCACAACTTGATCGCGGAGTCGGTGCAGCGCCGCCTGTACACGGTGGTCCCCGACGACTGGGGCATCCACCAGACCCTCAACGTGGCCGTCCCGAGCCGCAGCGGCCTTTACATCCCGGACCTGGTGGTCGTACCGAGCGAGGCGATCCCCACGGGGGAGAACTTTGCTCCCGCAGCAGCCGCCGAGCTCGTCGTCGAGATCACATCGAGGTCGAACGCCGTCAACGACCGCGTCTCCAAGCTCAAGGGATATGCCGCGGCAGGCATCCCGCTCTACCTGCTCATCGACCCGCACGCGACGGGCAGCCCCACCATCCACCTGTACGGCGAGCCCAGCGACGGCAAGTACCGCCTGCTGCACGCGGGCAAGTTCGGAGAGGCCGTCCACCTCCCCGAGCCGTTCGACCTGACCCTTGACACCTTCGGCTATCCCCGCCCGTAG
- a CDS encoding ABC transporter permease produces the protein MKKIDKDRLLLGLAGPVLALVSAFLLTVVVLAATGIDPIEPLRLMVENAGYEDVQVLIVNQAGTYYLAALAVAIGFRMNLFNIGVDGQYRLAAMISAVVGAAVTLPGPLHLLLIILVAMFVGAFWSGIAGVLKAKRGVSEVVSTIMLNAIATSLIAWLILTKNLGVQIEGSNDLTTGDIAESGWFPSVAIGDGLEIYGFTFVAFALGIVYWFTLNRTRFGFDLRATGASESAAQASGVDSKKMIITAMLISGAVAGLAGMPQLLGETHTYNLAFPVGVGFTGITIALLGRNSPIGIFFAALLMAFIDKASASLDQEGYAKEIGTIMKGLIVIAVVVSYELVRRYGIRRQQQKVGEELAAGHAIKTDKEVAA, from the coding sequence ATGAAGAAAATCGACAAGGACCGGCTGCTCCTCGGCCTGGCCGGGCCCGTGCTCGCGCTGGTCAGCGCCTTCCTGCTGACGGTGGTCGTACTGGCCGCGACGGGCATCGACCCGATCGAGCCGCTGCGCCTGATGGTGGAGAACGCCGGCTACGAGGACGTCCAGGTCCTCATCGTGAACCAGGCCGGCACGTACTACCTGGCGGCCCTGGCCGTGGCCATCGGCTTCCGGATGAACCTCTTCAACATCGGCGTCGACGGCCAGTACCGCCTCGCGGCGATGATCTCCGCCGTGGTCGGTGCGGCCGTGACCCTGCCGGGCCCGCTGCACCTGCTGCTGATCATCCTCGTGGCGATGTTCGTCGGCGCCTTCTGGTCCGGCATCGCCGGTGTCCTCAAGGCCAAGCGCGGGGTGAGCGAGGTCGTCTCCACGATCATGCTGAACGCCATCGCGACCAGCCTGATCGCCTGGCTGATCCTGACGAAGAACCTCGGCGTCCAGATCGAGGGCTCCAACGACCTGACGACCGGCGACATCGCCGAGTCGGGCTGGTTCCCGTCCGTGGCCATCGGTGACGGGCTGGAGATCTACGGCTTCACCTTCGTGGCCTTCGCCCTCGGCATCGTCTACTGGTTCACGCTCAACCGCACCCGGTTCGGCTTCGACCTGCGCGCCACCGGCGCCAGTGAGTCCGCCGCCCAGGCCTCGGGCGTCGACTCCAAGAAGATGATCATCACCGCGATGCTCATCTCCGGCGCGGTCGCCGGTCTCGCCGGCATGCCGCAGCTGCTGGGCGAGACGCACACCTACAACCTGGCCTTCCCGGTCGGTGTCGGCTTCACCGGCATCACCATCGCGCTCCTCGGCCGCAACAGCCCGATCGGCATCTTCTTCGCCGCGCTCCTGATGGCCTTCATCGACAAGGCCTCGGCCTCGCTCGACCAGGAGGGGTACGCGAAGGAGATCGGCACGATCATGAAGGGCCTGATCGTGATCGCGGTCGTCGTCTCGTACGAACTCGTCCGCCGTTACGGCATCCGGCGCCAGCAGCAGAAGGTCGGCGAGGAGCTCGCCGCCGGGCACGCCATCAAGACCGACAAGGAGGTCGCGGCGTGA
- a CDS encoding cytidine deaminase, with protein MTSPVPVPAVDWEALRTAARDAMSHAYAPYSGFPVGVAALVDDGRVVTGCNVENASYGLGLCAECGMVSSLQATGGGRLTHFTCVDGKGEILVPCGRCRQLLFEFGGPELLVETPDGILPLAAMLPQAFGPDHLR; from the coding sequence GTGACGAGCCCGGTACCGGTTCCGGCCGTGGACTGGGAAGCCCTGCGTACGGCGGCCCGGGACGCCATGTCCCACGCGTACGCGCCGTACTCGGGCTTCCCGGTCGGGGTCGCCGCCCTCGTGGACGACGGGCGCGTCGTGACCGGCTGCAACGTCGAGAACGCAAGCTACGGGCTGGGCCTGTGCGCGGAGTGCGGGATGGTCTCCTCGCTCCAGGCCACGGGCGGCGGCCGGCTCACGCACTTCACGTGCGTGGACGGCAAGGGCGAGATCCTCGTCCCCTGCGGGCGCTGCCGCCAGCTGCTGTTCGAGTTCGGCGGGCCGGAACTGCTGGTGGAGACCCCGGACGGGATCCTTCCGCTGGCGGCCATGCTGCCGCAGGCCTTCGGGCCCGACCACCTGAGATAG
- a CDS encoding thymidine phosphorylase produces the protein MDVISVIRTKRDRGELSPEQIDWVIDAYTRGVVADEQMSALAMAILLNGMNRAEIARWTAAMIASGERMNFDSLSRPTADKHSTGGVGDKITLPLAPLVAACGAAVPQLSGRGLGHTGGTLDKLESIPGWRALLSNEEMLHVLDTTGAVICAAGDGLAPADKKLYALRDVTGTVEAIPLIASSIMSKKIAEGTGSLVLDVKVGTGAFMKNIEDARELARTMVGLGTDSGVKTVALLTDMSTPLGLTAGNALEIRESVEVLAGGGPSDVVELTLALAREMLDAAGIKDADPAKALADGSAMDVWRRMIAAQGGDPDAALPVAREQHVVTASASGVLTRLDAYAVGVGAWRLGAGRARKEDPVQAGAGIELHAKPGDTVTAGQPLMTLHTDTPEKFEYALASLEGSYDVAPAGTAFTASPIVLDRIA, from the coding sequence ATGGACGTCATCTCCGTCATCCGGACCAAGCGGGACCGCGGCGAGCTGAGCCCCGAGCAGATCGACTGGGTCATCGACGCTTACACGCGCGGTGTCGTCGCCGACGAGCAGATGTCGGCGCTGGCGATGGCCATCCTGCTGAACGGCATGAACCGGGCCGAGATCGCCCGGTGGACCGCCGCGATGATCGCGTCCGGCGAGCGCATGAACTTCGACTCCCTCTCCCGCCCGACCGCCGACAAGCACTCCACCGGCGGCGTCGGCGACAAGATCACCCTCCCGCTGGCCCCGCTCGTCGCCGCGTGCGGCGCGGCCGTACCGCAGCTGTCGGGCCGCGGACTGGGCCACACCGGCGGCACCCTCGACAAGCTGGAGTCCATCCCCGGCTGGCGCGCCCTGCTCTCCAACGAGGAGATGCTGCACGTCCTGGACACCACCGGCGCGGTCATCTGCGCCGCGGGCGACGGCCTGGCCCCGGCGGACAAGAAGCTGTACGCGCTGCGCGACGTGACGGGCACGGTCGAGGCCATCCCGCTGATCGCCTCCTCGATCATGTCGAAGAAGATCGCCGAGGGCACGGGCTCCCTGGTGCTGGACGTCAAGGTCGGCACCGGCGCCTTCATGAAGAACATCGAGGACGCGCGCGAGCTGGCGCGGACCATGGTGGGCCTCGGCACCGACTCGGGCGTCAAGACCGTCGCGCTGCTCACCGACATGTCCACCCCGCTCGGCCTCACCGCGGGCAACGCGCTGGAGATCCGCGAGTCCGTCGAGGTCCTGGCCGGCGGCGGCCCCTCGGACGTCGTCGAACTGACCCTGGCCCTGGCCCGGGAGATGCTGGACGCGGCGGGCATCAAGGACGCGGACCCGGCGAAGGCCCTGGCGGACGGTTCGGCCATGGACGTCTGGCGCCGGATGATCGCGGCCCAGGGCGGCGACCCGGACGCGGCGCTCCCGGTCGCGCGCGAGCAGCACGTGGTCACCGCCTCCGCCTCGGGGGTCCTGACCCGCCTCGACGCGTACGCGGTCGGCGTCGGCGCCTGGCGCCTCGGCGCGGGCCGCGCCCGCAAGGAGGACCCGGTCCAGGCGGGCGCGGGCATCGAGCTGCACGCGAAGCCGGGCGACACGGTGACCGCGGGCCAGCCGCTGATGACCCTGCACACGGACACCCCGGAGAAGTTCGAGTACGCCCTCGCCTCCCTGGAGGGCTCGTACGACGTCGCCCCGGCCGGCACGGCCTTCACGGCTTCGCCGATCGTGCTGGACCGCATCGCCTGA
- a CDS encoding ABC transporter permease gives MSTSTVSATAAAPKKSGGRKKLTLPWILLIIAGGLALVSLVRLISGANDLTSVGQVSGALSLAVPIGLAGLGGLWAERAGVVNIGLEGMMILGTWFGAWAGYQWGPWTGVLVGIAGGAVGGLLHAIITVTFNVNHIVSGVAINILALGFTQYLSNFTFAEAPGGSSKQSPQVEPIYKITVPGLSDWMSDLQGKHWFFVSDLAGVIGGLVTELSLLTVVALLLIPGTWWVLWRTTFGLRLRSCGENPIAAESLGVNVYKYKYIAVVVSGALAGLGGVYLSEVASPIYQEGQTGGRGYIGLAAMIFGNWMPGGMALGAGLFGFIDSLKLRGGATNVHAMLLLIAILLVLVCVWQLYKKKYLQAGISAACAALLFLWYVFTDQVPSQFVDAAPYVTTLLVLALSAQRLRMPKADGMPYRKGQGK, from the coding sequence GTGAGCACCAGCACTGTCTCCGCGACGGCCGCCGCCCCGAAGAAGTCCGGCGGCCGCAAGAAGCTCACCCTGCCCTGGATCCTGCTGATCATCGCGGGCGGTCTCGCGCTGGTCTCGCTGGTCCGCCTGATCAGCGGCGCCAACGACCTGACCTCGGTCGGCCAGGTCTCCGGCGCCCTCTCGCTCGCCGTGCCGATCGGCCTCGCCGGTCTCGGCGGCCTGTGGGCCGAGCGCGCGGGCGTCGTCAACATCGGCCTCGAAGGCATGATGATCCTCGGCACCTGGTTCGGTGCCTGGGCCGGCTACCAGTGGGGTCCGTGGACCGGCGTGCTCGTCGGCATCGCGGGCGGCGCCGTCGGCGGCCTGCTGCACGCGATCATCACCGTGACCTTCAACGTCAACCACATCGTCTCCGGTGTGGCCATCAACATCCTGGCGCTGGGCTTCACCCAGTACCTGTCGAACTTCACGTTCGCCGAGGCCCCGGGCGGCTCCTCCAAGCAGTCGCCGCAGGTCGAACCGATCTACAAGATCACCGTGCCAGGGTTGTCCGACTGGATGTCCGACCTTCAGGGCAAGCACTGGTTCTTCGTCTCGGACCTGGCCGGCGTCATCGGCGGCCTGGTCACCGAGCTGTCGCTGCTGACCGTCGTCGCCCTGCTGCTGATCCCGGGCACCTGGTGGGTGCTGTGGCGCACCACCTTCGGTCTGCGCCTGCGCTCCTGCGGTGAGAACCCGATCGCCGCCGAGTCCCTCGGCGTCAACGTCTACAAGTACAAGTACATCGCCGTGGTCGTCTCGGGCGCCCTGGCGGGCCTCGGCGGCGTGTACCTGTCCGAGGTCGCCAGCCCGATCTACCAGGAGGGCCAGACCGGCGGCCGCGGCTACATCGGCCTCGCCGCGATGATCTTCGGTAACTGGATGCCGGGCGGCATGGCGCTCGGCGCGGGCCTGTTCGGCTTCATCGACAGCCTCAAGCTGCGCGGTGGCGCCACCAACGTCCACGCCATGCTGCTGCTGATCGCGATCCTGCTGGTGCTCGTCTGCGTCTGGCAGCTGTACAAGAAGAAGTACCTCCAGGCGGGCATCTCGGCGGCCTGCGCCGCCCTGCTGTTCCTCTGGTACGTGTTCACCGACCAGGTGCCGAGCCAGTTCGTGGACGCGGCCCCGTACGTCACCACCCTGCTCGTGCTCGCCCTGTCGGCGCAGCGCCTGCGGATGCCCAAGGCGGACGGCATGCCGTACCGCAAGGGCCAGGGCAAGTGA
- a CDS encoding ABC transporter ATP-binding protein: MNASSPPPAVELHGITKRFPGVVANKDIAITVRKGTVHALIGENGAGKSTLMKILYGMQKPDEGTIAIDGEQVSFTSPGDAIARGIGMVHQHFMLADNLTVLENVVLGGEKLHGIGAKARRKIKEISDAYGLGVRPDALVEDLGVADRQRVEILKVLYRGAKILILDEPTAVLVPQEVDALFDNLRELKSEGLTVIFISHKLGEVLKVADDITVIRRGTTVGTADPKTATTKQLAELMVGAELPSPETRESTVTNVPMLKVEGLTVVAEGVVTTEPESLLPAAPEDSSIHEHVAVGRLLLDDVTFTIHKGEVLGIAGVEGNGQTELIEALMGMSSADAGVISLDGLDITKAPVRKRREGGIGYIPEDRHRHGLLLESPLWENRILGHVTESPNSKRGILDPKAARKDTERIVREYDVRTPGIEVTAASLSGGNQQKLIVGREMSHNPKFLIAAHPTRGVDVGAQAQIWDAIREARHEGLAVLLISADLDELIGLSDTLRVIYRGRLVADADPATVTPEELGTAMTGAASGHLEATDNHSADGTDAGTGSTEDEAR, encoded by the coding sequence ATCAACGCGTCCAGCCCGCCCCCCGCCGTAGAACTGCACGGCATCACCAAGCGCTTCCCCGGCGTCGTCGCCAACAAAGACATCGCGATCACCGTCCGCAAGGGCACGGTCCATGCTCTGATCGGCGAGAACGGCGCCGGCAAGTCGACCCTGATGAAGATCCTCTACGGCATGCAGAAGCCGGACGAGGGCACCATCGCCATCGACGGGGAGCAGGTTTCCTTCACCAGCCCCGGCGACGCCATCGCCCGCGGCATCGGCATGGTGCACCAGCACTTCATGCTGGCCGACAACCTCACCGTCCTGGAGAACGTGGTTCTCGGCGGCGAGAAGCTCCACGGCATCGGCGCCAAGGCCCGTAGGAAGATCAAGGAGATCTCCGACGCCTACGGCCTCGGGGTTCGCCCCGACGCGCTCGTCGAGGACCTCGGTGTCGCCGACCGCCAGCGCGTGGAGATCCTCAAGGTCCTTTACCGCGGTGCGAAGATCCTCATCCTCGACGAGCCGACCGCCGTGCTCGTGCCGCAGGAGGTGGACGCCCTCTTCGACAACCTGCGCGAGCTCAAGTCCGAGGGCCTGACCGTCATCTTCATCTCGCACAAGCTGGGCGAGGTACTGAAGGTCGCCGACGACATCACCGTCATCCGGCGCGGCACCACGGTCGGCACCGCCGACCCGAAGACCGCCACCACCAAGCAGCTCGCGGAGCTGATGGTCGGCGCGGAGCTGCCCTCGCCGGAGACCCGCGAGTCGACCGTCACCAACGTGCCGATGCTGAAGGTGGAGGGTCTGACCGTCGTCGCCGAGGGCGTCGTCACCACCGAGCCGGAGAGCCTGCTGCCCGCGGCCCCGGAAGACTCCTCCATCCACGAGCACGTCGCGGTCGGCCGCCTCCTGCTGGACGACGTCACCTTCACCATCCACAAGGGCGAGGTCCTCGGCATCGCCGGTGTCGAGGGCAACGGCCAGACCGAGCTGATCGAAGCCCTGATGGGCATGAGCTCCGCCGACGCGGGCGTGATCTCGCTGGACGGCCTGGACATCACCAAGGCCCCGGTGCGCAAGCGCCGCGAGGGGGGCATCGGGTACATCCCCGAGGACCGCCACCGCCACGGCCTGCTGCTGGAGTCCCCGCTGTGGGAGAACCGCATCCTCGGCCACGTCACCGAGTCCCCCAACTCCAAGCGCGGCATCCTCGACCCGAAGGCCGCCCGCAAGGACACCGAGCGGATCGTGCGCGAGTACGACGTCCGCACCCCCGGCATCGAGGTCACCGCCGCCTCGCTCTCCGGCGGCAACCAGCAGAAGCTGATCGTCGGCCGCGAGATGAGCCACAACCCGAAGTTCCTGATCGCCGCCCACCCCACCCGTGGCGTGGACGTCGGCGCGCAGGCGCAGATCTGGGACGCGATCCGCGAGGCCCGCCACGAGGGCCTGGCCGTGCTCCTGATCTCCGCCGACCTGGACGAGCTCATCGGCCTGTCCGACACCCTGCGCGTCATCTACCGCGGCCGCCTGGTCGCGGACGCCGACCCCGCGACCGTCACCCCCGAGGAACTCGGCACCGCCATGACGGGCGCCGCCTCCGGGCACCTGGAAGCAACCGACAACCACTCCGCCGACGGTACCGACGCGGGTACCGGCTCCACGGAGGACGAGGCCCGATGA